In one Vibrio sp. CB1-14 genomic region, the following are encoded:
- the focA gene encoding formate transporter FocA: MASASSENNLLFSPLEMMAEAEKFALSKAKKTSGMTMSLAIMAGAFIGLAFLFYITVTTGSADAGWGLSRLAGGLAFSMGLILIVICGGELFTSSVLSSISWANKQISFSKMLSIWGKVYVGNFIGAMFLLLIVSAAGLYQMDNGQWGLNALHIAQHKLHHTWVQAFALGVLCNLLVCLAIWLTFSSANAMTKAAMTVLPVAMFVSSGFEHCVANMFMVPLGIVIQNFAGAEFWAATGTTQAQFSDLTPIHFLTNNLIPVTLGNIIGGSVLVGLANWSIYRRPQLKAANVTAITQTTELTSVKETQMNNNIIVKDIMNTQPVTLSVEMPTAVALDTLLDHNLTSAPVTDIEGRLVGFFSVHDVMVDLWCQDYIPEQGQKVVDLMSRDVVAINASEKLVDVAEFLCIDKEQLYPVSSMGIATSFTTLSLEERAKAMKVNKPHVLPVLEDGVLVGVLSRAEVMKSVRPIYGERLNVVERELESA, from the coding sequence ATGGCATCGGCTAGCTCCGAAAACAATCTGCTCTTCTCGCCATTGGAAATGATGGCAGAAGCTGAAAAGTTCGCATTAAGTAAAGCTAAAAAAACCAGTGGAATGACAATGAGCTTAGCCATTATGGCAGGCGCCTTTATCGGCTTGGCATTTCTTTTCTACATCACGGTAACGACGGGAAGTGCAGATGCGGGATGGGGCTTAAGCAGGCTAGCAGGCGGTCTTGCATTCAGTATGGGGTTGATTCTCATCGTGATATGCGGTGGCGAATTGTTTACCAGCTCGGTGCTCTCGAGCATCTCTTGGGCAAATAAACAAATTAGCTTTAGCAAAATGCTTTCAATTTGGGGAAAGGTTTACGTTGGAAACTTCATTGGCGCAATGTTCTTGCTTTTGATTGTCTCTGCCGCAGGGCTTTACCAAATGGACAATGGTCAATGGGGACTCAACGCTCTGCATATTGCACAGCATAAATTGCATCACACATGGGTACAGGCTTTCGCTTTGGGCGTTCTATGTAACCTACTGGTGTGTTTAGCAATTTGGCTAACGTTTAGCAGCGCAAATGCGATGACCAAAGCCGCAATGACGGTTTTACCCGTCGCGATGTTTGTCAGCAGTGGCTTTGAACACTGTGTCGCAAACATGTTTATGGTCCCACTGGGCATTGTGATTCAAAACTTTGCAGGTGCTGAATTCTGGGCAGCAACGGGCACAACCCAAGCGCAGTTTAGCGACCTAACACCGATTCACTTTTTAACGAACAACCTTATACCAGTCACGCTAGGAAACATTATAGGTGGTTCGGTTTTGGTCGGACTTGCCAACTGGAGCATCTACCGCAGACCACAACTAAAAGCAGCAAACGTAACTGCAATTACACAAACCACTGAACTTACGTCAGTAAAGGAGACGCAAATGAACAACAACATCATCGTAAAAGACATCATGAACACTCAACCAGTAACACTAAGCGTAGAAATGCCAACAGCTGTTGCTCTAGATACACTTTTGGATCACAACCTAACAAGTGCACCAGTGACGGACATCGAAGGTCGTTTGGTTGGTTTCTTCTCTGTACACGATGTGATGGTTGATTTGTGGTGCCAAGACTACATCCCTGAGCAAGGTCAGAAAGTGGTCGACCTAATGAGCCGTGATGTTGTCGCTATCAATGCGTCAGAGAAGTTGGTCGACGTGGCTGAATTTCTTTGTATCGATAAAGAGCAGTTGTATCCAGTAAGTTCAATGGGCATCGCCACAAGCTTCACGACTCTTTCCCTAGAAGAACGTGCTAAAGCGATGAAAGTAAACAAACCACACGTGTTGCCTGTATTAGAAGATGGTGTCTTGGTTGGCGTTTTATCAAGAGCTGAAGTAATGAAAAGTGTCCGCCCTATCTACGGCGAGCGCTTGAATGTTGTTGAACGTGAGCTTGAATCTGCGTAA
- a CDS encoding YadA C-terminal domain-containing protein, producing MKKTFIALALTSVFAMPALAATNSFGSIEDVQKYLASHDVKPVEGKYGNTYLYTKGGHHIATIKNNGSGEYVVVDQNEPAGKNGERHSYEVRVDKDGSITHIDGKRPEAKELPVDPGRNTVIEDNPNPDYDVFDAADVVDATRKHLDENNLTVNDDGQVFNNSTGEQVGQITTTKDGGAKIIGFDENGKETHISVDSHSEGQVKVKVEEKQNNDPAPLPDPKAPVTIDDMHSIYNEVGKQADTAYNTLDGKINSNSKKIAGLETEMKKMGDKMLDLEDRMDGVVATSHAVTNARPMVQNAGEFAMGVGIGAAGSKQALALGGAYQFSQNWSASTTVNYETAGKRSKSQLSAGAGVHYRFK from the coding sequence ATGAAAAAGACATTTATCGCACTTGCACTTACTTCTGTTTTCGCTATGCCAGCCTTGGCTGCTACTAACTCATTTGGTTCTATTGAAGATGTGCAAAAGTATTTAGCTTCCCATGACGTTAAACCTGTAGAAGGTAAGTATGGTAATACTTACCTTTACACTAAAGGCGGCCACCACATTGCTACAATCAAGAACAATGGTTCTGGTGAGTACGTTGTCGTTGATCAAAACGAACCTGCTGGTAAAAATGGTGAGCGTCATTCTTACGAAGTTCGTGTAGACAAAGATGGAAGCATTACTCACATCGATGGCAAGCGTCCAGAAGCTAAAGAGCTTCCAGTTGATCCGGGCCGCAACACAGTTATCGAAGATAATCCAAACCCTGATTACGATGTATTTGATGCTGCTGACGTAGTAGATGCTACTCGTAAACATCTAGATGAAAACAATCTTACTGTTAATGATGACGGTCAAGTTTTCAATAACAGCACTGGTGAACAAGTAGGTCAGATCACTACTACTAAAGATGGCGGCGCTAAGATTATTGGCTTCGACGAAAATGGTAAAGAAACTCACATTTCAGTTGATTCTCACAGCGAAGGTCAAGTGAAGGTTAAGGTTGAAGAAAAGCAAAACAACGATCCTGCACCACTACCAGATCCAAAAGCGCCAGTAACTATCGATGACATGCACAGCATCTATAACGAAGTTGGTAAACAGGCTGATACTGCGTATAACACGCTAGATGGTAAGATTAACTCAAACAGCAAGAAGATTGCTGGCCTTGAAACTGAAATGAAGAAGATGGGCGACAAGATGCTAGACCTAGAAGACCGTATGGACGGTGTTGTCGCAACTTCTCACGCTGTAACTAACGCACGCCCAATGGTTCAAAACGCTGGCGAATTTGCGATGGGAGTCGGTATTGGTGCTGCAGGCTCTAAACAAGCTCTAGCTCTTGGTGGCGCTTATCAGTTCTCTCAAAACTGGTCTGCATCGACAACAGTAAACTACGAAACAGCAGGCAAACGCTCTAAATCTCAACTATCTGCAGGTGCTGGCGTACATTACCGTTTTAAGTAA
- a CDS encoding lipase family protein codes for MKSLKRYQYEKYAVLCNLAYPRVFKQTRYGFDPNGQRIVANRYGKTVVRILWSKDKEEAVIVIKGSHSLTDWLLTFAMWQRHCKAFGLNYRIHAGFHYILNQESQPTHKKDRLGISLFERTIEIASALIESGKRVTITGHSSGGAIGCVIADALEQKYPKSIKRIVTFGQPAIGNHSFKRRFRLAHKTYRVCCDLDVVTFLPPLPLLYWHVGKVLWLYNGRIYENTPTLVRLGRSLVSWIIRPFSYHLMSKYIRNKDFFDER; via the coding sequence GTGAAAAGTTTAAAACGCTATCAATACGAAAAGTATGCCGTACTTTGCAATCTCGCTTACCCAAGAGTGTTTAAGCAAACACGATATGGTTTTGACCCTAATGGGCAACGCATAGTGGCAAATCGCTATGGTAAAACTGTGGTACGAATATTGTGGAGTAAAGACAAAGAAGAAGCCGTCATCGTAATAAAAGGCTCGCATAGCCTGACCGATTGGCTGCTCACATTTGCTATGTGGCAACGCCATTGCAAAGCATTTGGCTTGAATTATCGAATCCACGCTGGTTTTCATTACATACTCAACCAAGAGAGCCAACCCACTCATAAAAAAGATCGCCTTGGCATTAGCTTGTTCGAACGAACCATTGAAATTGCTTCGGCGCTCATTGAAAGTGGTAAACGCGTGACTATCACCGGTCATTCTTCTGGTGGCGCTATCGGCTGTGTCATTGCTGATGCACTGGAACAAAAATACCCAAAATCAATAAAGCGGATCGTTACATTTGGTCAACCAGCTATAGGTAACCATAGCTTTAAAAGGCGTTTTCGGCTCGCTCACAAAACCTATCGAGTCTGCTGTGACTTGGATGTGGTAACCTTCTTACCTCCACTCCCTTTGCTGTATTGGCATGTGGGCAAGGTATTATGGCTCTACAACGGTCGAATCTATGAAAACACTCCTACTCTAGTTCGTCTCGGTCGCTCTTTAGTATCATGGATTATTCGACCGTTTTCTTATCACTTAATGAGCAAATATATTCGCAATAAAGACTTCTTTGATGAAAGGTAA
- a CDS encoding bifunctional metallophosphatase/5'-nucleotidase gives MTKNNKPLSLTVAHINDTHSYFDPTSLALSIAHNGYQCQPYVSAGGFARIAARVKQLKNSHTSDDFWFLHAGDCFQGTLYFSLFKGEANAVMLNALGIDAMALGNHELDMGNEPVGKFVREIDFPLLAGNWNVSAELRKQYPLKSHPKLMDFDQHTQSAKWIEKQVGDERVAIFGLSLDKMADIANPDCDTTFEPCVATAKATLDAIHDRGINKVILLSHMGYEADLALAEKVSGIGLIIGGHSHVLQGDFSSLGIKSQENYGVRIKGTYVVQAGHHSMTLGHCRIDFAANGQVKGFEGRNELLVGRRVFMDVHGEHSASDIEQIKQQIHAHDYVVVVKKDPEVKAILAEKYQPQVRALQNQTIAHVDSELRHVRLPDELGPSQLAPLVAHSFLYTMQSLGHKVDFAMHNAGGVRNSLGVGAVSVADVAGKLLPFAVPIGLYRIKGIDIPKILEGALDNAYSNGVQGTGSGSYPYTSQLEFQYDATLPKGERVFNVMVAGEALDENRVYTGTSSAYTMKGKEGYDAIKNMLDSGIVTTWSMADCFIKMLSEQPDSVRLSSQKNAGLLP, from the coding sequence ATGACAAAAAACAATAAGCCTCTTTCGCTCACAGTAGCGCACATCAATGATACACACTCTTACTTTGACCCCACGTCACTTGCGTTAAGCATTGCCCACAATGGGTATCAATGTCAGCCATATGTTAGCGCTGGTGGATTTGCACGTATCGCAGCTCGCGTTAAGCAGCTAAAGAACTCTCACACCAGCGATGACTTTTGGTTTTTACATGCTGGAGACTGTTTTCAAGGCACTTTGTATTTCTCGCTATTTAAAGGTGAGGCTAACGCTGTCATGTTGAATGCGCTTGGTATTGATGCAATGGCGCTTGGCAATCACGAACTTGATATGGGCAACGAGCCGGTTGGCAAATTTGTGCGTGAGATAGATTTTCCTCTTCTCGCTGGCAATTGGAACGTCTCCGCTGAACTACGTAAACAGTACCCGCTTAAATCTCATCCGAAATTGATGGATTTTGACCAACATACACAATCCGCGAAATGGATTGAAAAGCAGGTCGGTGACGAGCGAGTCGCAATCTTTGGCTTGTCGCTCGATAAGATGGCTGATATCGCAAACCCAGATTGCGACACCACATTTGAGCCTTGTGTCGCTACCGCAAAAGCAACGCTAGATGCGATTCACGACCGAGGTATCAATAAAGTCATTCTGTTGAGTCATATGGGGTACGAAGCCGATCTAGCGCTTGCTGAAAAAGTCAGTGGCATCGGACTCATAATTGGTGGGCATAGTCATGTGTTACAGGGTGACTTTTCTTCGTTAGGAATCAAGTCTCAAGAAAATTATGGTGTTCGAATCAAAGGGACTTACGTTGTTCAAGCTGGGCATCACTCGATGACACTTGGACATTGTCGAATCGACTTTGCAGCGAACGGTCAAGTTAAGGGTTTTGAAGGGCGAAATGAGCTGTTGGTTGGACGTCGCGTATTTATGGATGTTCACGGCGAGCATTCTGCAAGCGATATTGAGCAAATTAAGCAACAGATCCATGCTCATGACTATGTGGTTGTGGTAAAAAAAGATCCTGAGGTAAAAGCAATACTGGCTGAAAAATACCAGCCTCAAGTAAGAGCATTACAAAATCAGACGATAGCCCATGTAGATTCCGAGTTACGTCATGTTCGACTGCCAGATGAACTTGGTCCAAGCCAACTTGCTCCCTTAGTCGCTCATTCATTTTTGTATACGATGCAGAGTCTGGGGCATAAGGTAGATTTTGCTATGCACAACGCGGGAGGCGTTCGCAATTCACTAGGTGTTGGTGCGGTGTCGGTTGCCGATGTTGCAGGAAAATTGTTGCCGTTCGCTGTGCCGATTGGTTTGTATCGAATTAAAGGTATCGACATTCCAAAAATACTGGAAGGCGCGCTCGATAATGCATATAGCAACGGTGTACAGGGCACGGGCTCTGGTAGTTATCCCTACACTTCGCAACTTGAGTTTCAATATGACGCAACTTTACCAAAAGGAGAACGTGTCTTTAATGTAATGGTTGCGGGAGAGGCATTGGATGAAAATCGCGTTTATACCGGAACATCAAGCGCTTATACCATGAAAGGCAAAGAAGGCTATGATGCGATAAAAAATATGCTTGATAGTGGAATTGTCACCACATGGTCGATGGCTGACTGTTTTATCAAGATGTTATCGGAACAGCCGGATAGCGTGCGCCTCTCTTCCCAGAAAAACGCGGGCTTGCTTCCATAA
- a CDS encoding helix-turn-helix domain-containing protein, giving the protein MDYGYQERIVALLKANKITNHELAEAIGKGKATIGRYLTKGPTRTYPSIEDLSLIASYFNVQPHWLCFGVGNQNTDPSELNKAASSSATMLSVYSRAEVSELLETGTAASKGSIPVPPEYKNCFAVLYPVGGGVSYKWDCVALVNRELEWINDDIVLARLPGNPHPDFFTLVKVGTTIHVWYGDDTSKNAIHQVQDDEIEILGVVRWGTWEKRI; this is encoded by the coding sequence ATGGATTACGGCTATCAAGAGCGCATAGTAGCGCTGCTCAAGGCAAACAAAATCACCAACCACGAACTTGCGGAAGCCATCGGCAAAGGAAAAGCCACCATTGGTCGATATCTAACAAAAGGCCCTACACGGACATACCCATCCATAGAAGATTTATCGCTAATCGCCTCCTACTTTAATGTGCAACCTCACTGGCTGTGCTTTGGCGTCGGCAATCAAAACACCGACCCGAGTGAACTCAACAAGGCTGCAAGCAGCAGTGCGACTATGTTGTCGGTATACAGCCGAGCAGAAGTAAGCGAACTCCTTGAGACAGGCACAGCAGCGAGTAAAGGCTCTATCCCCGTCCCTCCTGAATATAAAAACTGTTTTGCTGTGTTGTATCCAGTTGGCGGGGGCGTTTCCTACAAATGGGACTGTGTAGCGTTGGTAAATCGCGAGTTAGAGTGGATCAATGACGATATCGTTCTGGCTCGCTTACCGGGTAATCCACACCCAGACTTTTTTACTTTGGTTAAGGTCGGTACCACTATTCATGTCTGGTATGGTGACGACACGTCGAAGAACGCAATACATCAGGTTCAAGACGATGAAATTGAGATTTTAGGCGTAGTACGTTGGGGCACTTGGGAAAAACGGATTTAG
- a CDS encoding LysR substrate-binding domain-containing protein: MRYSLKQLAVFDAVADTGSVSQAADKLALTQSATSMSLAQLEKMLGRPLFERQGKQMALTHWGVWLRPKAKRLLQDAQQIEMGFYEQHLLSGELKLGASQTPAEHLVPDLISVIDNDFPEMRISLGVKSTDSVIEGVLDYKYDLGIIEGRCDDNRIHQEIWCRDHLTVVASAHHPFARRERVSLAQLEQARWVLREHGSGTRKIFDSSIHHLIADLDVWREYEHVPVLRSMVANGQYLTCLPYLDVERFVESGQLVALNVPELEMERTLSFIWRADMTENPLVECVKREGLRMMKGKPSVF, from the coding sequence ATGCGATATTCATTAAAACAACTTGCCGTTTTTGATGCCGTAGCGGATACGGGAAGCGTGAGTCAAGCTGCTGACAAATTGGCTTTGACACAATCCGCAACGAGTATGTCATTGGCACAGCTAGAAAAAATGCTTGGTAGGCCGTTGTTTGAAAGGCAAGGCAAGCAAATGGCATTAACCCATTGGGGTGTTTGGTTAAGACCGAAAGCCAAGCGCTTGTTGCAAGATGCTCAGCAAATCGAAATGGGTTTTTATGAACAACACTTGTTGAGCGGTGAGTTAAAGTTGGGTGCCAGCCAAACGCCAGCTGAACATTTGGTTCCAGACCTTATCAGCGTTATTGATAACGATTTTCCAGAGATGCGTATTTCGCTCGGGGTAAAGAGTACAGATTCTGTTATCGAAGGCGTTTTAGATTATAAATACGACCTTGGCATCATCGAAGGGCGCTGCGATGACAATCGCATTCACCAAGAAATCTGGTGTAGAGACCACTTAACCGTCGTTGCTTCAGCGCATCATCCGTTTGCTCGCAGAGAGCGTGTCAGTTTGGCTCAGTTAGAGCAAGCGCGCTGGGTATTGAGAGAGCACGGTTCAGGGACGCGAAAGATCTTTGATAGTTCAATTCATCATCTTATTGCCGATTTGGATGTATGGCGAGAGTATGAACACGTGCCTGTACTGAGAAGTATGGTGGCCAATGGTCAGTACTTAACGTGTTTGCCTTACTTGGATGTCGAGCGATTTGTAGAATCCGGTCAACTGGTCGCATTAAATGTACCTGAGCTGGAAATGGAGCGAACTCTGTCCTTTATTTGGCGCGCTGACATGACGGAAAACCCGCTTGTGGAATGTGTTAAACGTGAGGGATTAAGAATGATGAAGGGCAAACCATCAGTGTTTTAG
- a CDS encoding ATP-dependent endonuclease, producing the protein MKLERIDVSGFRGIKRLSIALDDLTTLIGENTWGKSSLLDALNVALPADGRIYPFEMKDFHVDHAAAHPQTQHLQIVLSFVSTERNETLSGRYRKLKPIWFQDEDGTNRFYYRISATLDGYDITQKYNFLDPEGAPLMLHHSEKIAQELMTLHPVIRLRDSRRLYQQEGLNNGNPVAASSINGNGNGNGLNARSEKRINNTVRRLMAIPGHVNKGEIKSSLTSMKALVEHYFSFKSHSRKTTKGQRDGVFFSRPNSEQNLAQVIDETKNHQTRLLLLGLLNAYLQAKGPNELRRCARPILIIEDPEGRLHPTHLARAWSLLQMLPMQKILTTNSSDLLGAVPLPSIRRLVRQSDKTITKSLATNSLTKDELRRVGFHIRFHRSRALFARCWLLVEGETEVWLFNELANQCGYNLAAEGVQIIEFAQSGLRSLIKVAKAFGIDWHVVTDGDAAGKKYAATVLHQLDGEHPRHHLTELPDRDIEHYLYVHGFEIFFRDLIKIPHDHPIPPKKVVARVLKKFAKPDLALAIVAECEEKGVDSIPVLIRWILRRVITMANGNT; encoded by the coding sequence ATGAAGCTAGAACGTATTGATGTTTCCGGCTTTCGCGGAATCAAACGCCTCTCCATTGCGCTGGATGATCTCACTACGCTCATTGGAGAGAACACCTGGGGCAAGTCTTCTTTGCTCGACGCGTTGAATGTGGCGCTTCCTGCCGACGGACGAATTTATCCATTCGAAATGAAAGACTTTCACGTTGATCACGCTGCGGCACATCCTCAAACACAACATCTACAGATTGTACTTTCTTTTGTTTCTACTGAACGTAACGAAACCTTGTCGGGACGCTACAGAAAACTCAAACCGATTTGGTTTCAAGACGAAGATGGCACAAATCGCTTCTATTACCGCATCAGTGCAACGCTTGATGGCTATGACATCACTCAGAAATACAATTTCCTAGACCCTGAAGGCGCTCCACTGATGCTGCATCATTCGGAAAAAATTGCACAAGAGCTCATGACGTTGCATCCGGTCATACGATTGCGCGACTCTCGCCGTTTGTACCAACAGGAAGGCTTAAACAATGGTAATCCCGTCGCTGCAAGCAGCATTAACGGCAATGGCAACGGAAATGGCTTGAACGCTCGTTCTGAAAAACGGATCAATAATACGGTTAGACGGTTAATGGCCATTCCTGGTCACGTCAATAAGGGGGAAATTAAAAGCAGTCTTACATCGATGAAAGCTCTAGTAGAGCATTACTTTTCATTCAAAAGTCATTCACGTAAGACGACCAAAGGACAACGCGACGGAGTGTTTTTCTCTCGCCCTAACAGTGAACAAAATCTTGCCCAGGTCATAGACGAAACCAAAAACCATCAAACACGACTCCTGTTACTTGGTTTGCTTAATGCCTACCTCCAAGCTAAAGGACCGAATGAACTACGCCGCTGTGCGCGTCCGATACTCATAATAGAGGATCCTGAAGGCCGCTTGCATCCTACTCATTTAGCTCGCGCTTGGAGCTTGTTGCAAATGTTGCCGATGCAAAAAATACTGACGACTAACAGTAGCGATTTACTGGGTGCCGTTCCTTTGCCATCTATCAGACGCTTAGTGAGGCAATCTGACAAAACCATCACCAAATCCTTGGCTACCAATAGTCTCACCAAAGATGAACTTCGTAGAGTCGGCTTTCATATTAGATTTCATCGTTCCCGAGCCCTATTTGCGCGTTGTTGGCTACTGGTTGAGGGTGAAACGGAAGTATGGCTGTTCAATGAACTTGCCAACCAATGTGGATATAACTTAGCAGCCGAGGGAGTACAAATCATTGAGTTTGCCCAATCAGGGCTAAGATCGCTCATCAAGGTAGCAAAAGCCTTTGGTATTGACTGGCATGTGGTTACCGATGGTGATGCAGCAGGTAAGAAATACGCGGCAACCGTACTTCATCAACTGGACGGCGAGCATCCACGTCATCACCTAACCGAGCTACCGGACAGAGATATTGAGCACTATCTCTACGTTCATGGATTTGAAATTTTCTTTAGGGATCTTATCAAAATCCCTCATGACCACCCTATCCCTCCTAAAAAAGTGGTGGCGCGAGTGCTCAAGAAGTTTGCTAAGCCTGACTTGGCGCTAGCTATCGTCGCAGAGTGCGAAGAGAAAGGTGTCGACAGTATTCCTGTTTTAATACGGTGGATCTTAAGAAGAGTTATCACAATGGCTAACGGCAACACTTAA
- a CDS encoding cytochrome b translates to MAVKEVKNYNPVARALHWLSAIVVIGMFAVGLWMVDLTYYSQWYKTAPDWHRSVGILLAMATVFRLVWKHITIAPKVEGNQFEKVGAKVGHIAMYVALFVIFASGYLISTSDGRGIDVFNWFTVPGLGELFPNQSDIAGEVHFYAAWFVILAAAGHALAALKHHFINKDNTLRKMLGVSK, encoded by the coding sequence ATGGCGGTAAAAGAAGTAAAAAACTACAACCCTGTAGCAAGAGCATTACATTGGCTCTCTGCTATCGTGGTGATAGGCATGTTTGCTGTAGGTCTGTGGATGGTTGACCTGACTTATTACAGTCAGTGGTACAAAACAGCCCCGGACTGGCACCGTTCGGTGGGTATTTTGCTTGCGATGGCGACGGTATTTAGATTGGTTTGGAAACACATAACCATAGCACCAAAGGTCGAAGGCAATCAGTTTGAAAAAGTGGGGGCGAAAGTTGGCCACATCGCTATGTACGTTGCCTTGTTTGTCATTTTTGCGAGTGGCTATCTCATTTCTACCTCAGATGGTCGCGGTATAGACGTCTTTAATTGGTTTACCGTGCCAGGTTTGGGTGAACTATTCCCAAATCAATCAGACATTGCGGGCGAAGTGCATTTCTATGCTGCTTGGTTCGTCATACTTGCCGCTGCTGGTCATGCACTAGCTGCGTTGAAACATCACTTTATAAACAAAGACAACACTCTTCGGAAAATGTTAGGAGTTTCGAAATGA
- a CDS encoding DUF1097 domain-containing protein — protein sequence MSPLIAISVTTGILSGIWGWAALSLGLLSWAGFLGCTSYFASPKDGVTGLAQSLLTNMSGVVWAMVIIHGSSLINMEIAGYVMTALVSFFMCIQAKRAWLQYIPGTFIGACATFAADGAWQLVVPSLVLGGLFGYAMKASGLWLHKQLSNSGSDTSNSKASNTKTALAND from the coding sequence ATGAGTCCGTTAATCGCTATTTCTGTTACAACAGGCATTCTTTCTGGTATTTGGGGGTGGGCAGCCTTGTCATTGGGGCTGTTGTCCTGGGCTGGTTTCCTTGGATGCACCAGTTACTTTGCGTCACCAAAAGATGGTGTAACGGGGCTTGCGCAAAGCTTACTGACTAATATGTCGGGCGTCGTTTGGGCTATGGTCATCATTCATGGCTCGTCACTGATCAATATGGAAATCGCTGGGTACGTAATGACCGCTTTGGTGTCATTTTTCATGTGTATTCAAGCTAAACGAGCGTGGCTTCAGTATATCCCTGGCACTTTTATAGGTGCATGTGCCACATTTGCCGCTGATGGCGCTTGGCAACTCGTGGTTCCATCTTTGGTATTGGGTGGCTTGTTTGGTTATGCAATGAAAGCGAGCGGCCTTTGGCTGCACAAACAGCTTAGTAATAGTGGTTCGGACACCAGTAATTCAAAGGCGAGCAACACTAAGACGGCATTGGCGAATGATTGA
- a CDS encoding YceI family protein: MKKTLIATGMAAAMLLPLGANAADYAIDTKGAHASINFKVSHLGYSFIKGRFNTFSGDFSYDPANVEASSVNVVVDTTSLDSNHAERDKHIRSSDFIDAGKFKEATFKSTSVKDNGDGKLDVMGELTLHGVTQPITIEAEFIGAGQDPWGGKRAGFNGTTRLELADFKIPVMGASSYVDMELHVEGVLK; this comes from the coding sequence ATGAAAAAGACACTAATCGCTACTGGAATGGCCGCGGCAATGCTATTGCCACTAGGTGCAAACGCTGCAGACTACGCTATCGACACTAAAGGTGCTCACGCTTCAATCAACTTCAAAGTGAGCCACTTAGGTTATAGCTTTATCAAAGGCCGTTTTAACACATTTTCTGGTGATTTTAGCTACGACCCAGCAAACGTCGAAGCGTCATCAGTGAACGTTGTCGTTGATACAACAAGCCTTGATTCAAACCACGCAGAGCGTGACAAGCACATTCGTAGCTCTGACTTTATCGATGCAGGTAAATTCAAAGAAGCAACATTTAAGAGCACAAGCGTAAAAGACAATGGCGATGGCAAGCTAGATGTAATGGGTGAGCTTACTCTACATGGTGTAACACAGCCTATTACTATTGAAGCGGAATTCATTGGTGCCGGTCAAGACCCTTGGGGCGGAAAACGTGCAGGCTTCAACGGTACTACTCGCCTAGAATTGGCTGACTTCAAAATCCCAGTCATGGGCGCATCAAGCTACGTTGACATGGAGCTGCATGTAGAGGGTGTTCTGAAGTAG
- a CDS encoding DUF2164 domain-containing protein translates to MFDTKKRAAIVSELQDYFERELEAELGQFDAEFLLDFLIKKLGPAFYNQGLEDAKGVLDRRVADIADELYEIEMPDDL, encoded by the coding sequence ATGTTTGATACTAAGAAAAGGGCGGCAATTGTATCAGAGCTACAAGACTACTTTGAGCGCGAGTTGGAAGCTGAATTGGGACAATTTGATGCCGAATTCCTGTTGGACTTTTTGATAAAAAAACTTGGACCCGCCTTTTACAACCAAGGACTCGAAGATGCGAAGGGCGTGTTGGATCGACGTGTTGCCGATATTGCAGATGAGCTTTACGAAATTGAGATGCCGGATGACTTATAA